The following are encoded in a window of Doryrhamphus excisus isolate RoL2022-K1 chromosome 16, RoL_Dexc_1.0, whole genome shotgun sequence genomic DNA:
- the LOC131104443 gene encoding membrane cofactor protein-like isoform X2 yields the protein MDVSLFLLLSCFGLAVIAQAQDCSKPTGGANMGLSDADILQETFPDGSKATFVCNIGYRRAEGVPTVTCTAGTWSPLTLKCKRKSCGSPGDVANGQINFPEGIEFGDKIYITCNKGYILVGKNELYCGADGWMGRLPSCEVVTCEPPSQVENGFFSPVLEIYDYRAAVQYSCQKDYTLNGSIILSCSENAKFQPDPPVCVKVNCPEITSDILEWVGGSRPPYGYRAAVTLQCVSGYTMIGSASLTCDINSRWSPEPPRCERKQTTPSQDKETPTASPTPDDNNQNSGNNVWMSVGIAVAVIIAIAVIIAACYHFGGFSFISKKKTNGECGRPVGAALLETGRGLLTGVQ from the exons ATGGACGTCTCTTTATTTCTGCTCCTAAGCTGTTTTGGACTTGCCGTGATTGCTCAAG CTCAAGACTGTTCAAAACCGACTGGAGGTGCCAACATGGGTTTGAGTGATGCAGATATTCTTCAAGAGACATTTCCAGATGGGAGCAAAGCTACGTTTGTTTGTAACATTGGTTACAGGCGGGCAGAAGGGGTTCCAACCGTCACATGCACAGCTGGCACCTGGAGCCCTTTGACGCTGAAATGCAAGC gGAAGAGCTGTGGCTCACCGGGAGATGTGGCGAATGGACAAATTAATTTTCCAGAAGGGATTGAGTTTGGTGATAAGATATATATCACTTGCAACAAAGG TTACATATTGGTTGGTAAAAATGAACTCTATTGTGGGGCCGATGGGTGGATGGGCCGCTTGCCATCATGTGAAG TTGTGACCTGCGAGCCTCCATCGCAAGTGGAAAACGGCTTCTTCAGTCCTGTCTTAGAAATCTATGACTATAGAGCTGCGGTACAGTACAGCTGTCAAAAAGATTATACTCTCAACGGATCCATTATATTGTCATGCTCAGAAAATGCAAAATTCCAACCTGATCCTCCAGTTTGTGTCA AGGTTAACTGCCCAGAAATCACATCTGATATTCTTGAATGGGTAGGAGGTTCAAGACCCCCATATGGATACAGGGCAGCGGTGACGTTGCAGTGCGTATCTGGATACACGATGATTGGCTCTGCCTCCCTGACATGTGACATCAACAGTCGCTGGTCACCAGAACCTCCACGTTGTGAGC GAAAACAAACCACGCCATCTCAGGACAAGGAGACACCAACAG CCTCTCCTACACCAGATGACAATAATC AAAATAGTGGGAATAACGTGTGGATGTCCGTGGGCATCGCTGTTGCGG TTATCATTGCAATAGCTGTCATTATTGCTGCATGCTATCACTTCGGAGGATTCTCCTTCAtcagcaaaaagaaaacaaatgg TGAGTGTGGCCGTCCTGTTGGAGCAGCATTACTAGAAACGGGAAGAGGGCTCTTAACTGGTGTCCAGTGA
- the LOC131104443 gene encoding C4b-binding protein alpha chain-like isoform X4, which yields MDVSLFLLLSCFGLAVIAQAQDCSKPTGGANMGLSDADILQETFPDGSKATFVCNIGYRRAEGVPTVTCTAGTWSPLTLKCKRKSCGSPGDVANGQINFPEGIEFGDKIYITCNKGYILVGKNELYCGADGWMGRLPSCEVVTCEPPSQVENGFFSPVLEIYDYRAAVQYSCQKDYTLNGSIILSCSENAKFQPDPPVCVKVNCPEITSDILEWVGGSRPPYGYRAAVTLQCVSGYTMIGSASLTCDINSRWSPEPPRCERKQTTPSQDKETPTASPTPDDNNQNSGNNVWMSVGIAVAAIGRVTPTMRLPKMGREWCCRECGRPVGAALLETGRGLLTGVQ from the exons ATGGACGTCTCTTTATTTCTGCTCCTAAGCTGTTTTGGACTTGCCGTGATTGCTCAAG CTCAAGACTGTTCAAAACCGACTGGAGGTGCCAACATGGGTTTGAGTGATGCAGATATTCTTCAAGAGACATTTCCAGATGGGAGCAAAGCTACGTTTGTTTGTAACATTGGTTACAGGCGGGCAGAAGGGGTTCCAACCGTCACATGCACAGCTGGCACCTGGAGCCCTTTGACGCTGAAATGCAAGC gGAAGAGCTGTGGCTCACCGGGAGATGTGGCGAATGGACAAATTAATTTTCCAGAAGGGATTGAGTTTGGTGATAAGATATATATCACTTGCAACAAAGG TTACATATTGGTTGGTAAAAATGAACTCTATTGTGGGGCCGATGGGTGGATGGGCCGCTTGCCATCATGTGAAG TTGTGACCTGCGAGCCTCCATCGCAAGTGGAAAACGGCTTCTTCAGTCCTGTCTTAGAAATCTATGACTATAGAGCTGCGGTACAGTACAGCTGTCAAAAAGATTATACTCTCAACGGATCCATTATATTGTCATGCTCAGAAAATGCAAAATTCCAACCTGATCCTCCAGTTTGTGTCA AGGTTAACTGCCCAGAAATCACATCTGATATTCTTGAATGGGTAGGAGGTTCAAGACCCCCATATGGATACAGGGCAGCGGTGACGTTGCAGTGCGTATCTGGATACACGATGATTGGCTCTGCCTCCCTGACATGTGACATCAACAGTCGCTGGTCACCAGAACCTCCACGTTGTGAGC GAAAACAAACCACGCCATCTCAGGACAAGGAGACACCAACAG CCTCTCCTACACCAGATGACAATAATC AAAATAGTGGGAATAACGTGTGGATGTCCGTGGGCATCGCTGTTGCGG CTATCGGAAGGGTCACTCCAACAATGAGGCTACCAAAGATGGGGAGGGAGTGGTGCTGTCG TGAGTGTGGCCGTCCTGTTGGAGCAGCATTACTAGAAACGGGAAGAGGGCTCTTAACTGGTGTCCAGTGA
- the LOC131104443 gene encoding membrane cofactor protein-like isoform X6, whose product MDVSLFLLLSCFGLAVIAQAQDCSKPTGGANMGLSDADILQETFPDGSKATFVCNIGYRRAEGVPTVTCTAGTWSPLTLKCKRKSCGSPGDVANGQINFPEGIEFGDKIYITCNKGYILVGKNELYCGADGWMGRLPSCEVVTCEPPSQVENGFFSPVLEIYDYRAAVQYSCQKDYTLNGSIILSCSENAKFQPDPPVCVKVNCPEITSDILEWVGGSRPPYGYRAAVTLQCVSGYTMIGSASLTCDINSRWSPEPPRCERKQTTPSQDKETPTASPTPDDNNQNSGNNVWMSVGIAVAVSVAVLLEQHY is encoded by the exons ATGGACGTCTCTTTATTTCTGCTCCTAAGCTGTTTTGGACTTGCCGTGATTGCTCAAG CTCAAGACTGTTCAAAACCGACTGGAGGTGCCAACATGGGTTTGAGTGATGCAGATATTCTTCAAGAGACATTTCCAGATGGGAGCAAAGCTACGTTTGTTTGTAACATTGGTTACAGGCGGGCAGAAGGGGTTCCAACCGTCACATGCACAGCTGGCACCTGGAGCCCTTTGACGCTGAAATGCAAGC gGAAGAGCTGTGGCTCACCGGGAGATGTGGCGAATGGACAAATTAATTTTCCAGAAGGGATTGAGTTTGGTGATAAGATATATATCACTTGCAACAAAGG TTACATATTGGTTGGTAAAAATGAACTCTATTGTGGGGCCGATGGGTGGATGGGCCGCTTGCCATCATGTGAAG TTGTGACCTGCGAGCCTCCATCGCAAGTGGAAAACGGCTTCTTCAGTCCTGTCTTAGAAATCTATGACTATAGAGCTGCGGTACAGTACAGCTGTCAAAAAGATTATACTCTCAACGGATCCATTATATTGTCATGCTCAGAAAATGCAAAATTCCAACCTGATCCTCCAGTTTGTGTCA AGGTTAACTGCCCAGAAATCACATCTGATATTCTTGAATGGGTAGGAGGTTCAAGACCCCCATATGGATACAGGGCAGCGGTGACGTTGCAGTGCGTATCTGGATACACGATGATTGGCTCTGCCTCCCTGACATGTGACATCAACAGTCGCTGGTCACCAGAACCTCCACGTTGTGAGC GAAAACAAACCACGCCATCTCAGGACAAGGAGACACCAACAG CCTCTCCTACACCAGATGACAATAATC AAAATAGTGGGAATAACGTGTGGATGTCCGTGGGCATCGCTGTTGCGG TGAGTGTGGCCGTCCTGTTGGAGCAGCATTACTAG
- the LOC131104443 gene encoding membrane cofactor protein-like isoform X3, with protein MDVSLFLLLSCFGLAVIAQAQDCSKPTGGANMGLSDADILQETFPDGSKATFVCNIGYRRAEGVPTVTCTAGTWSPLTLKCKRKSCGSPGDVANGQINFPEGIEFGDKIYITCNKGYILVGKNELYCGADGWMGRLPSCEVVTCEPPSQVENGFFSPVLEIYDYRAAVQYSCQKDYTLNGSIILSCSENAKFQPDPPVCVKVNCPEITSDILEWVGGSRPPYGYRAAVTLQCVSGYTMIGSASLTCDINSRWSPEPPRCERKQTTPSQDKETPTASPTPDDNNQNSGNNVWMSVGIAVAVIIAIAVIIAACYHFGGFSFISKKKTNGYRKGHSNNEATKDGEGVVLS; from the exons ATGGACGTCTCTTTATTTCTGCTCCTAAGCTGTTTTGGACTTGCCGTGATTGCTCAAG CTCAAGACTGTTCAAAACCGACTGGAGGTGCCAACATGGGTTTGAGTGATGCAGATATTCTTCAAGAGACATTTCCAGATGGGAGCAAAGCTACGTTTGTTTGTAACATTGGTTACAGGCGGGCAGAAGGGGTTCCAACCGTCACATGCACAGCTGGCACCTGGAGCCCTTTGACGCTGAAATGCAAGC gGAAGAGCTGTGGCTCACCGGGAGATGTGGCGAATGGACAAATTAATTTTCCAGAAGGGATTGAGTTTGGTGATAAGATATATATCACTTGCAACAAAGG TTACATATTGGTTGGTAAAAATGAACTCTATTGTGGGGCCGATGGGTGGATGGGCCGCTTGCCATCATGTGAAG TTGTGACCTGCGAGCCTCCATCGCAAGTGGAAAACGGCTTCTTCAGTCCTGTCTTAGAAATCTATGACTATAGAGCTGCGGTACAGTACAGCTGTCAAAAAGATTATACTCTCAACGGATCCATTATATTGTCATGCTCAGAAAATGCAAAATTCCAACCTGATCCTCCAGTTTGTGTCA AGGTTAACTGCCCAGAAATCACATCTGATATTCTTGAATGGGTAGGAGGTTCAAGACCCCCATATGGATACAGGGCAGCGGTGACGTTGCAGTGCGTATCTGGATACACGATGATTGGCTCTGCCTCCCTGACATGTGACATCAACAGTCGCTGGTCACCAGAACCTCCACGTTGTGAGC GAAAACAAACCACGCCATCTCAGGACAAGGAGACACCAACAG CCTCTCCTACACCAGATGACAATAATC AAAATAGTGGGAATAACGTGTGGATGTCCGTGGGCATCGCTGTTGCGG TTATCATTGCAATAGCTGTCATTATTGCTGCATGCTATCACTTCGGAGGATTCTCCTTCAtcagcaaaaagaaaacaaatgg CTATCGGAAGGGTCACTCCAACAATGAGGCTACCAAAGATGGGGAGGGAGTGGTGCTGTCG TGA
- the LOC131104443 gene encoding membrane cofactor protein-like isoform X1, whose protein sequence is MDVSLFLLLSCFGLAVIAQAQDCSKPTGGANMGLSDADILQETFPDGSKATFVCNIGYRRAEGVPTVTCTAGTWSPLTLKCKRKSCGSPGDVANGQINFPEGIEFGDKIYITCNKGYILVGKNELYCGADGWMGRLPSCEVVTCEPPSQVENGFFSPVLEIYDYRAAVQYSCQKDYTLNGSIILSCSENAKFQPDPPVCVKVNCPEITSDILEWVGGSRPPYGYRAAVTLQCVSGYTMIGSASLTCDINSRWSPEPPRCERKQTTPSQDKETPTASPTPDDNNQNSGNNVWMSVGIAVAVIIAIAVIIAACYHFGGFSFISKKKTNGYRKGHSNNEATKDGEGVVLSVRS, encoded by the exons ATGGACGTCTCTTTATTTCTGCTCCTAAGCTGTTTTGGACTTGCCGTGATTGCTCAAG CTCAAGACTGTTCAAAACCGACTGGAGGTGCCAACATGGGTTTGAGTGATGCAGATATTCTTCAAGAGACATTTCCAGATGGGAGCAAAGCTACGTTTGTTTGTAACATTGGTTACAGGCGGGCAGAAGGGGTTCCAACCGTCACATGCACAGCTGGCACCTGGAGCCCTTTGACGCTGAAATGCAAGC gGAAGAGCTGTGGCTCACCGGGAGATGTGGCGAATGGACAAATTAATTTTCCAGAAGGGATTGAGTTTGGTGATAAGATATATATCACTTGCAACAAAGG TTACATATTGGTTGGTAAAAATGAACTCTATTGTGGGGCCGATGGGTGGATGGGCCGCTTGCCATCATGTGAAG TTGTGACCTGCGAGCCTCCATCGCAAGTGGAAAACGGCTTCTTCAGTCCTGTCTTAGAAATCTATGACTATAGAGCTGCGGTACAGTACAGCTGTCAAAAAGATTATACTCTCAACGGATCCATTATATTGTCATGCTCAGAAAATGCAAAATTCCAACCTGATCCTCCAGTTTGTGTCA AGGTTAACTGCCCAGAAATCACATCTGATATTCTTGAATGGGTAGGAGGTTCAAGACCCCCATATGGATACAGGGCAGCGGTGACGTTGCAGTGCGTATCTGGATACACGATGATTGGCTCTGCCTCCCTGACATGTGACATCAACAGTCGCTGGTCACCAGAACCTCCACGTTGTGAGC GAAAACAAACCACGCCATCTCAGGACAAGGAGACACCAACAG CCTCTCCTACACCAGATGACAATAATC AAAATAGTGGGAATAACGTGTGGATGTCCGTGGGCATCGCTGTTGCGG TTATCATTGCAATAGCTGTCATTATTGCTGCATGCTATCACTTCGGAGGATTCTCCTTCAtcagcaaaaagaaaacaaatgg CTATCGGAAGGGTCACTCCAACAATGAGGCTACCAAAGATGGGGAGGGAGTGGTGCTGTCGGTAAGAAGCTAG
- the LOC131104443 gene encoding C4b-binding protein alpha chain-like isoform X5 — protein MDVSLFLLLSCFGLAVIAQAQDCSKPTGGANMGLSDADILQETFPDGSKATFVCNIGYRRAEGVPTVTCTAGTWSPLTLKCKRKSCGSPGDVANGQINFPEGIEFGDKIYITCNKGYILVGKNELYCGADGWMGRLPSCEVVTCEPPSQVENGFFSPVLEIYDYRAAVQYSCQKDYTLNGSIILSCSENAKFQPDPPVCVKVNCPEITSDILEWVGGSRPPYGYRAAVTLQCVSGYTMIGSASLTCDINSRWSPEPPRCERKQTTPSQDKETPTASPTPDDNNQNSGNNVWMSVGIAVAAIGRVTPTMRLPKMGREWCCR, from the exons ATGGACGTCTCTTTATTTCTGCTCCTAAGCTGTTTTGGACTTGCCGTGATTGCTCAAG CTCAAGACTGTTCAAAACCGACTGGAGGTGCCAACATGGGTTTGAGTGATGCAGATATTCTTCAAGAGACATTTCCAGATGGGAGCAAAGCTACGTTTGTTTGTAACATTGGTTACAGGCGGGCAGAAGGGGTTCCAACCGTCACATGCACAGCTGGCACCTGGAGCCCTTTGACGCTGAAATGCAAGC gGAAGAGCTGTGGCTCACCGGGAGATGTGGCGAATGGACAAATTAATTTTCCAGAAGGGATTGAGTTTGGTGATAAGATATATATCACTTGCAACAAAGG TTACATATTGGTTGGTAAAAATGAACTCTATTGTGGGGCCGATGGGTGGATGGGCCGCTTGCCATCATGTGAAG TTGTGACCTGCGAGCCTCCATCGCAAGTGGAAAACGGCTTCTTCAGTCCTGTCTTAGAAATCTATGACTATAGAGCTGCGGTACAGTACAGCTGTCAAAAAGATTATACTCTCAACGGATCCATTATATTGTCATGCTCAGAAAATGCAAAATTCCAACCTGATCCTCCAGTTTGTGTCA AGGTTAACTGCCCAGAAATCACATCTGATATTCTTGAATGGGTAGGAGGTTCAAGACCCCCATATGGATACAGGGCAGCGGTGACGTTGCAGTGCGTATCTGGATACACGATGATTGGCTCTGCCTCCCTGACATGTGACATCAACAGTCGCTGGTCACCAGAACCTCCACGTTGTGAGC GAAAACAAACCACGCCATCTCAGGACAAGGAGACACCAACAG CCTCTCCTACACCAGATGACAATAATC AAAATAGTGGGAATAACGTGTGGATGTCCGTGGGCATCGCTGTTGCGG CTATCGGAAGGGTCACTCCAACAATGAGGCTACCAAAGATGGGGAGGGAGTGGTGCTGTCGGTAA
- the ptpn22 gene encoding tyrosine-protein phosphatase non-receptor type 22: MEQQQAGIVRNLLTQLERQDTEDKEVQHSIHGEFMRLKNQSIRYRDDKTYPTKSAETQENIKKNRYKDILPFDHTRVKLTLTTSKADTDYINASFIKGVTGSQAYIATQGPLHHTVLDFLRMLWEYEIHVIVMSCREFEMGKKKCERYWPQKEEESFVCGPFIVHCDCEEDKGAYLTRTLKLTYDNCCRTIKQLHYVNWPDHGVPNFILPILDMMEEMRTYQSHDDIPICIHCSAGCGRTGALCVIDYTWNLLRKQLITSDFNVCDVVHTMRTQRPSVVQTKEQYELVYSIIRLLFQRYLQSMNVQNCSNQGTIGTSTTEQEDQSEKSQLLQHICDEEINTLTQDQKTLPSGLVTSKTDEEKGLHSSQEVAAVEGIQQGDDALTSADSTIAAEDICFAVEDPYFHTGLFDNLPRANKRWTVGPIISSKSSLSPYDNDHTMESHSSLVTGSKGAHTDVDTPPPLPERTPESYQLAVDTGSPVSPIPSLPDRTPESYEMAVYQAPANSQREVTPTVKWNKIGMSSEWSGTSKQVCTAHERETKPWVRSKSLRSKMTFTEPLTPLWLPSPPPVAEGGSASAEVSSVCDGNQKASLSDCGASGDKADKNDDKPLSRKKSLNFFRDKQKLKPGTAALPTLSPSSNGVLMSLFKFGFGNRIGKPKGPRNYPQNWF, from the exons ATGGAGCAACAGCAGGCCGGCATTGTGAGGAACTTGCTGACTCAGCTAGAGAGACAAGATACAGAGGACAAGGAGGTGCAACACAGCATTCATGGGGAGTTTATG aGGTTGAAAAACCAATCAATTAGGTATCGCGATGACAAGACATACCCCACCAAATCAGCAGAAACTCAGGAAAACATCAAGAAGAACAGATACAAGGACATTCTTCCAT TTGATCACACCAGAGTGAAGCTCACGCTCACCACCTCTAAAGCTGACACTGACTACATTAATGCCAGTTTCATAAAG GGAGTGACAGGCTCCCAGGCTTACATTGCTACTCAGGGGCCACTTCATCACACAGTACTGGACTTCCTGAGGATGCTATGGGAGTATGAGATACAT GTCATAGTCATGTCATGCCGGGAATTTGAAATGGGAAag AAAAAGTGTGAGCGCTACTGGCCGCAGAAGGAGGAAGAGTCATTTGTATGTGGACCTTTTATTGTTCATTGT GACTGTGAGGAGGACAAAGGAGCCTATCTGACAAGGACATTAAAACTGACGTATGACAAT TGTTGCCGAACTATAAAGCAGCTGCATTATGTTAACTGGCCAGACCATGGAGTACCCAATTTCATCCTCCCCATTTTAGACATGATGGAGGAGATGCGTACCTATCAGTCTCATGATGACATCCCCATCTGCATTCACTGCag TGCTGGATGTGGTCGAACAGGAGCCCTTTGTGTCATCGATTATACTTGGAATCTACTCAGGAAACAG ttgatcACTTCAGATTTCAATGTCTGTGACGTAGTTCACACCATGAGAACCCAACGACCCTCTGTAGTGCAAACCAAG GAACAATATGAGCTGGTCTACAGCATCATCAGGTTACTGTTTCAGAGATACCTACAGTCCATGAATGTGCAGAACTGCTCAAACCAG GGGACAATTGGTACATCTACGACAGAGCAAGAGGATCAAAGTGAGAAGTCACAGCTACTTCAGCACATCTGTGATGAGGAAATCAACACCCTAACACAGGACCAGAAAACACTGCCATCTGGTCTCGTTACATCCAAGACAGACGAGGAGAAAGGGCTCCATAGCAGCCAAGAAGTGGCTGCAGTAGAGGGAATACAGCAGGGTGATGATGCACTGACATCTGCAGATTCAACTATTGCTGCAGAAGACATCTGTTTCGCCGTGGAGGATCCCTACTTTCACACCGGCCTATTTGACAATCTACCACGAGCGAACAAGCGATGGACAGTTGGTCCAATCATCAGCAGCAAGTCCTCATTGTCTCCGTATGACAATGACCACACGATGGAGTCTCACTCTTCTCTCGTCACAG GTTCAAAAGGAGCTCATACTGATGTGGACACACCTCCTCCTCTACCTGAACGAACCCCTGAATCCTATCAACTGGCCGTTGATACAG GCAGTCCTGTGTCACCCATCCCATCGCTTCCAGATAGAACCCCAGAATCGTACGAGATGGCTGTTTATCAAG CTCCTGCCAACAGTCAGCGAGAGGTCACACCGACAGTGAAGTGGAACAAAATCGGGATGTCTTCAGAGTGGTCAGGCACCTCAAAGCAAGTCTGCACCGCTCATGAGCGAGAAACAAAACCATGGGTGAGAAGTAAG agtcTGAGATCAAAAATGACCTTCACAG AACCACTGACTCCATTGTGGCTGCCCTCTCCACCTCCTGTTGCTGAAGGAGGAAGTG CATCAGCAGAAGTGAGTAGCGTGTGTGATGGAAACCAAAAGGCCTCCCTCTCTGACTGTGGGGCGTCAGGAGACAAAGCGGACAAAAATGACGACAAGCCACTATCCAGAAAAAAG AGTCTGAATTTTTTCAGAGACAAACAGAAAT TAAAGCCAGGGACTGCTGCTCTTCCGACGTTGTCACCATCCTCCAATGGGGTCTTAATGTCGTTGTTCAAATTTG GATTTGGGAACAGGATAGGAAAGCCAAAAGGACCCAGGAATTACCCACAAAATTGGTTCTAA